A region from the Vicia villosa cultivar HV-30 ecotype Madison, WI linkage group LG3, Vvil1.0, whole genome shotgun sequence genome encodes:
- the LOC131661574 gene encoding UDP-glucuronate 4-epimerase 6-like codes for MASPPDTSKTVKLERYNSYIRKVNSTKLLNASSKLLFRATLLIALVLVFFFTFNYPPLSDSTNHHFHTHSHFLTSAFGGGGGAWERQIRHSATPRRPNGFTVLVTGAAGFVGSHSSLALKKRGDGVIGLDNFNTYYDPSLKRARQALLTQHQIFIVEGDLNDAPLLTKLFDVVPITHILHLAAQAGVRYAMQNPQSYIKSNIAGFVNLLEVAKAANPQPAIVWASSSSVYGLNTENPFSELHRTDQPASLYAATKKAGEEIAHTYNHIYGLSLTGLRFFTVYGPWGRPDMAYFFFTKDILHGKTIDVYQTQEGKEVARDFTYIDDIVKGCIGALDTAEKSTGSGGKKKAPAQLRIYNLGNTSPVPVGKLVSILENLLTTKAKKHILKMPRNGDVPYTHANVTLAYRDFGYKPTTDLSTGLRKFVKWYVRYYGIQSGLKKENHLNNEQPEDSA; via the coding sequence ATGGCCTCTCCACCAGACACAAGCAAAACCGTAAAGCTAGAACGCTACAATAGCTACATCAGAAAAGTTAACAGCACAAAACTCCTTAACGCTTCCTCCAAACTTCTCTTCCGTGCCACACTCTTAATCGCACTCGTCCTCgttttcttcttcactttcaactACCCTCCACTCTCCGACTCCACCAACCACCACTTCCACACCCATTCCCACTTCCTCACCTCCGCATTCGGCGGAGGTGGCGGTGCTTGGGAGCGACAAATCCGTCACTCCGCTACACCCCGTCGCCCCAACGGTTTCACTGTACTTGTAACCGGTGCAGCCGGTTTCGTCGGTTCACACTCTTCCCTCGCTCTTAAAAAACGAGGCGACGGTGTTATAGGTCTAGATAACTTCAACACCTATTACGACCCGTCGTTGAAGCGAGCAAGACAAGCTCTACTAACTCAGCATCAAATCTTCATCGTCGAAGGCGACCTAAACGACGCGCCGTTGTTAACGAAACTCTTTGACGTAGTTCCGATCACTCACATCCTTCACCTCGCAGCACAAGCCGGAGTTCGTTACGCCATGCAAAATCCACAATCTTATATCAAATCCAACATTGCCGGCTTCGTTAACCTTCTCGAAGTTGCAAAAGCTGCTAATCCTCAACCGGCGATCGTTTGGGCTTCATCAAGCTCAGTCTACGGTCTCAACACTGAGAATCCATTCTCAGAGCTTCACCGGACAGATCAACCGGCGAGTCTCTACGCCGCAACTAAAAAAGCCGGCGAGGAAATTGCTCATACTTACAATCACATCTACGGTCTCTCCCTCACCGGACTCCGTTTCTTCACCGTCTACGGTCCTTGGGGAAGACCAGACATGGCGTACTTCTTCTTCACCAAAGATATTCTCCACGGAAAAACCATCGATGTGTACCAAACGCAAGAAGGAAAAGAAGTCGCGCGTGACTTCACGTACATCGATGATATCGTGAAAGGTTGCATAGGAGCTTTGGACACAGCGGAGAAGAGCACCGGAAGCGGAGGGAAGAAGAAAGCACCGGCGCAATTACGAATCTACAATCTCGGAAACACGTCGCCGGTGCCGGTGGGGAAACTCGTATCGATTCTGGAAAACTTGCTGACCACGAAGGCGAAGAAGCACATCCTCAAGATGCCACGAAACGGCGACGTTCCGTACACGCACGCGAATGTGACATTGGCTTACAGAGATTTCGGGTACAAACCAACAACGGATCTTTCAACGGGGTTGAGAAAATTCGTCAAGTGGTACGTTCGTTATTACGGGATTCAGTCAGGGCTAAAAAAGGAAAATCATCTCAATAACGAACAACCCGAGGATTCCGCTTGA